DNA from Branchiostoma lanceolatum isolate klBraLanc5 chromosome 6, klBraLanc5.hap2, whole genome shotgun sequence:
AGTACAGGACTGATGGATGAATATACAATACGTATGTACAGTATGTCTATGCTTGTCATCTTTGCGGGGTACTCTGCAGTTTGGAAGAAAGCTGCCAGGAGCATTACACTATTTAGATTCAGATCGTTTGGAAAGTTAATCAATTGCTCGACGAAAATTATCATGATATTGTGATGACAATTCTCTGTCAGTTATTGCAGGATTCTTACTCACTGCATGGTTTTTATCTTTCTTATTTGCCCACCTTCATCAATGTAGTTCAGGTAAAATGTGACATTAGGCTGCTGCAGCTCCTGTGGACTTTTCAACATCCTCCCGTTGAAGACAGCGAATGCTGCAGCAGCTGACTGATCGTCGTTATAGGAAACAAAAGCGTATGGTTTCCCCGTAACCATGACGATGTCCTGTAGATCTCCGTGGGTTTCAAACAGTCTCCACAGCTCCTCTCGGTGAACTCCGTTGCTCATTCCTGCATTGGCCACAACCAGGTGCTAGGGTGATAGAGAAATATTAcggaacgagatcgaacgagattcaacgtgatttggccgtaggcgaaagatcctgttttggtgggctacttaactgtaactcttgaaatgttcatggtgctTTTATTTCAATGGTGCAAAATGATGGCCCtacaaatactagtatgcaTTTTCTCTAAatcactactgtactacagattggaattgtttcaaccttaaacataaaacaccacaaaaatagAATCCTTTTTATATATTTACAACATGCATGGACTGATGGAGTCTGCTTCATGTTGAAAGCGGACTAAAGTTAACAAGATGGATTCAAGGCTGTGGTAAAAGTAGCTATATCTAAAGTCTATAGTATGACGACATAATATTGTGCTTGTCGGTTTACTTCAGAGTGAGTCTCAGACTATCAGTGAGAGTTGAAAAGTTATTTTTCCAGTAACGTTAACCTACCGAGTCAGGCCCAAGTGGCCGACCTGAGATTGGGAGACTGTGTGCTCGGCTGGGGCGCCATCAAACCTACCTTGGTTACTTCCCGACTCGTATTGATGCCTTCGTGTCTTAATAAAGTCTGTCGCGCcttgttctgtttcttcttaGCCTTCCTTTCCGATTTCGTCAGTTTTGTTTTCACGTCGCCACTTTCCGAAtccatgggcgccgccatcttgctttCACTGACCTTTGACCGCACCAGATGTCCGAAGCAGACGTACCCGGAACTGAACTTCTCTCGCTGTTTACACCGCAACTTTGAGGGTTTTGCGTGAATTGACGTACCGTGACGTTGTGAATcattcacacacatgcacagttcTCGGCTGTCCGTCATTGGAAGACACCTGACACACACagagtagccgtggcgactctttaatcgggtatattttgctgtatgtctaaagactcttttacattgtgagggtaatgtaaaagagtctttagacatacagcaaaatatacccgattaaagagtcgccacggctacacACAGAGGTACATTTTCGAGTTTAACGTTACAGGTTGTTGTTTTGGTCGGTAACAAAGTTGATcaggagtagagtagagtagagatgTTGTTAGACTTTTGATGTGCCAATGTGACAACTCGCTCTATGAATGTTCAGATTTGGGATACTTTTCTACTTTTAACAAACTCTGAGTCAATAGCTTGGTCAGGTCAGCTCGCCaaactgatgatgatgtaatCCCATAACACATGCTCGGGTTGCCAGCCCATAATTTGACCCGTCATGACCCCTATTAGATACATCCTGTACACAAAAACACTTCAGCATGTCAAGTATTCTTAGAAAACATTAGCATGAGCAAAAGTCCATCAAAGCGTTGTTGTGTACATTTGTTAAATCAAGCTGTTAGAAGGTCTGTTGTGACCTCCAGCAACAATATGCTGTGCACACCTTAATTGCTGAGGATGGTATGATCATGAAATGACGGAGGAAAGGTCTTATGCCATAAACGGTAGCACAGGGAGTGCATCAAAGAGGAGACCGTTTCGCATCAACCTTTTCTTTAAGGTGGTGGGAAAAAAGAAGCAGAGACATAGGAAGGTGGGCCACATGATGTATTTATCCtgctttagcacactgaagtaaccgTTTGGCTACTACTCTATTGGTTACATGGCtataggtagcagggagaagatttAAATTATGTTGACCATTAGTTGATGTTAACAGTCAACAAATgatgtgtttatttttcaaatgatctatgCAGTTTCTCCAATTTGTATACAGTGTAGTCGTCATGACAACTGTCTTTGTAGGGAggttgacaggaaaaaaaacagtctTGATGTTTTTTGAGGGGGTGACAGAATTTTAGCAAACAGTAATTTATCAGCAGAGAAAGAGCATTGACCTCTAAACATGACTCAGacttaatttcaactttctttaGTCAGATTTTTTGCATTGTAAAGGTTGAAGTTGTCATAATTTGCTGTTACCTAATATAAGCTAATAGTTTAGAGACATGGGAATTTGATAGGAAACCAAAACTTGGTTCTATTTGCTATTAAAAGCTGAAGTTGTTTGGTAAATGCAGAATACAATAAAATGTTGGAAGTTGTAAAATGTGCACTGATTACCCTCTGTAACCTTGAAACAATGAAGCAAGTCAGGGTGGCGCCCTTACATCAATTTTTGGTAATCGATATTCAATACCTTTTTTGTGGGTCAGTAGGCTCAGACACACAGTGAGCGACTACCTCTTCTGGTGACATTGATGGATTGATATTTTTTAAAGTGTTTTCTTTCTGACTAATTATCTGGAGCACGACCTGGAGTAACCTATGTCATGCCTCTTGATGAAGTAGATGAGATCATTGCAGTGCATAAGAAACATACTAGTTTTCTTACATGGCAAATTAGTtcatagtactacatgtacaggaaagCATCAAACAACCTGAATATGCcatgttaagaaaaaaagacaaagcaaaagaatGTTTTACAATGATAAGGAAAAGAATTATGTAATCTGTTTTAGCCAGGACTTAACCCTGAGTGGACCCTTCAGGGTGTGCTTCAATCTCTCAATGTCGACTAAAGCGGTAATCCTCATTAATCTACTCATGCGTACATAAAAATGGATCATGTTAAAATTTGGGGAAATATCTTACTCTTTACTCACTTTTTCACATGTTTCCAAATCTGGAATGATCCCTACAAATGTCTTTGCAAGGATCCTTGGTCTTGGGTAACAAAATATAGAAGAGAACAGTCCTTTGGCAAGTCTATTTAGATCCTTTTCAATGCCTTTTTTAATGAACCGACCAGACTGTGAATGAGGTTGAGTTGGAGCGACCAGAATTAAGGGCCCTTCTTGGTCTTTATTTGGAGGAGGCAAATCCTGTTTCTCCACCCAATTCAAAATTGCGGTCATAGTTGGCAGTTACACGAAAGTCGCACCCTCTCTTCAGCTGAAGATCCTGATTTCGTAACTGGATTTTGGTGAAGTTAATTTGACTGCAGGACCGACGGATTGTGGACAGTGATGTTTCCAAGCTGTCTGGTCGGAAGCATTACAGAGTTTAAAGAGGTAAACTGATTGTTTAATTAAGAACTCTCTCAACAGTGAAATTGTTCGTTTCTGTTGCCACAATGAGTCTCACTGGGccaagtgaagtgaagtgaactttattgctcaacaatcgtacatggtacaatgtatggcatgaaatcaacaatctgttctacaaggctaatctatcctacaattctaagtacaaaatattttcgaaaccagtgtatttgttacaatatatattcatgtatgggtaattctgtctcgcttttcgaatgatttatggagaaattgacctatgtacatagatataggagtcggacatgacaacagtacatagaaaatatcgctctgtgtaccagatagggtgaagtttgtcttagtagtaatagtctgtaaaagcatatctctctctttgctataagttgcCATGAACCCAGAGTGCTAACACCCCCTCTACTAGAGGCTGCAACTGTTCAGCGACCAAAGGTTTGACAGATCCCTCAACAAATTTCAGACAAAGAGCAAattcttttatgttttgtgtgtttagtagttgtcttttaaatcctacttttacatgttgcatcatattccaatcatgaaattaAGAgttgcacaaatccaattttggtcgctcagccACCCACATCTAGTGCAAACAGAGCCTGATGATAGTGCTTACTGCTCCACAAGGCTACACTACATTGTATCATAGACTTTGTTACAGACATCTTTTATCAGAGACTGAGGATGGGTGTGAAAACATTTGCTTGCTTCCTTGTTGTTTCGATAGAAATAAGCCCAAGCCCCCTCACCATGTCGGCTAACCGTACCAGCTCCATCATTTTTCTGATAGAGACTCAGTTGTTACTCGGGGAAGGAGGCCTAGGTGACCCCCTGATGGAGTATCTAAggaatgatgttgtttgcactttcgcagctagaactcgtTCCCGTTGTCACATTGTTGTGTAACTAAGGTCTTCTAGGTTGCGCgtgatgatgcacgttgtcCTTTTTATTTAAATAATTTATgagcaaatgctacaatagccttttttgctgagactttcatactttgacatTACTTGTTTCTTTCTGGGTCTGTGTTTTCGCATCTATatatcaagatccttttgatggatttgtctgaaatttTGCATGTCGGTAGTTAAAGACGGTATCAAACACATTAGCCACaatgcaaacaccataattacttatGTATATAGGATTGTGTCCTATGTTTGTATGTGCGGAATAAAGCTCAcgatttattttcttgtttgtttcagtcCCCAGTTGTAAGCCCGAGCCCCCTCGCCATGTCAGCTAACCGTACCAGTCCCATCACCACCCATGTGCTGGACACCTCTCTGGGCAGGCCTGCCGCTGATGTACCCGTCAAACTCTTCCGCAGGGGCGAACGCATCGGGCAGGAGTG
Protein-coding regions in this window:
- the LOC136436305 gene encoding 5-hydroxyisourate hydrolase-like isoform X3, yielding MTEERSYAINGSTGSASKRRPFRINLFFKVVGKKKQRHRKSPVVSPSPLAMSANRTSPITTHVLDTSLGRPAADVPVKLFRRGERIGQEWSQVSSGQTNSDGRCNGLLNSLEAGVYKITFETATYFNKNGIRQYFYPHIDIVFEIHDPSQHYHVPLLLNPFGYSTYRGS